In Phyllostomus discolor isolate MPI-MPIP mPhyDis1 chromosome 3, mPhyDis1.pri.v3, whole genome shotgun sequence, a single genomic region encodes these proteins:
- the KANK1 gene encoding KN motif and ankyrin repeat domain-containing protein 1 isoform X3, giving the protein METRRRLEQERITMQATPGDLRRPRLASFGGLGSTGSLSSFMGSGNHNPAMYQLQNGYQGNGDYSSYAPAAATTSSMGSSIRHSPLSSGISTPVTNVSPMHLQHIREQMAIALKRLKELEEQVRTIPVLQVKIAVLQEEKRQLASQLKNQRAASQNDVCGVRKRSYSAGNRSQLEELSRVRRGDGELYIEYEAEEIESVEQSTQRIREFRQLTADMQALEQKIQGSSSEASLELRENGECPPRECRSVAVGANENMNDIVMYHRGSRSLKDAAVGTVIETRSSGVSVTEAMLGVTTEADKEIELQQQTIEALKEKIYRLEVQLKETTHDREMTKLKQELQAAGSRKKVDKAMMAQPLVFSKMVEAVVQMRDQMVGSHVDVVDSCVGTSVQTSSLGVSCQPSWENKVVGPELPMNRWIVKERVEMHDQCTGRSVETCDKSVGVEISVCETGSNTEESVKDLTLLKTNLNLKEVRSIGCGDCSVDVIVCSAKECISRSMSTDAVGQAEAAVMAVPQTTSQHTSTALEQVNQFTNTETATLMESCTNTSLSTSDKQTSTETVEVRTVAIGEGRVKDINSSTKTRSVAVGTVLSGTSGFDRPSAVKTKESGVGQININDNYLVGLKMRTIACGPPQLAVGLTASRRSVGVGDEPVGEFLENPQPQAPSAMMTGLDHYIERVQKLLAEQQTLLAENYSELAEAFGEPHSQIGSLNSQLISTLSSLNSVMKSASTEELRNPDFPKMSLGTLSASHTSTPFSLTGNNLEYACKCGGLQSGGPLNAPTSRHGREVGFAEGEPIGSQDSFPSQESTLAAVNLTDDQIAAGLYVCTNNESTLKSIMKKKDGNRDSNGTKKNLQFVGINGGYELSEKMLSACNLLKNNINDPKALTSKDMRFCLNTLQHEWFRVSSQKSAVPAMVGDYIAAFAAISPDVLRHIINMADGNGNTALHYSVSHSNFEIVKLLLDADVCNVDHQNKAGYTPIMLAALAAVEAEKDMQVVEELFGCGDVNAKASQAGQTALMLAVSHGRIDMVKGLLACGADVNIQDDEGSTALMCASEHGHVEIVKLLLAQPGCNGHLEDNDGSTALSIALEAGHKDIAVLLYAHVNFAKAPSPGTPRLGRKTSPGPAHRGSFD; this is encoded by the exons ATGGAGACCCGGAGGAGACTGGAACaggagagaatcaccatgcaggcGACACCAGGTGACCTCCGAAGGCCCAGGCTGGCCAGTTTTGGAGGCCTGGGCTCCAcaggctctctctcctcctttatgGGTTCTGGAAACCACAATCCTGCTATGTACCAGCTTCAGAATGGATACCAAGGAAATGGGGATTATAGTAGCTATGCCCCAGCCGCTGCCACCACTTCTTCCATGGGGAGCTCTATCCGCCACAGCCCCTTGAGCTCAGGGATCTCCACTCCAGTGACCAATGTGAGCCCCATGCACCTGCAGCACATCCGGGAGCAGATGGCCATCGCCCTGAAACGCCTGAAGGAGCTCGAGGAACAGGTACGAACCATCCCTGTGCTCCAGGTAAAGATCGCTGTCTTGCAAGAGGAGAAAAGGCAGTTGGCCTCACAGCTGAAGAACCAAAGAGCTGCATCTCAGAACGATGTCTGTGGTGTGAGGAAGCGGTCCTACAGTGCTGGGAACAGGTCCCAGCTGGAAGAGCTCTCCAGGGTCCGGAGAGGTGATGGGGAATTGTACATTGAATATGAAGCAGAAGAGATAGAGAGTGTAGAGCAGAGCACGCAGAGGATAAGAGAGTTCCGCCAGCTCACAGCAGACATGCAGGCCCTGGAGCAGAAGATCCAGGGCAGCAGCTCGGAGGCCTCCTTGGAGCTCAGGGAGAATGGGGAGTGTCCGCCTCGAGAGTGCCGATCTGTGGCTGTGGGTGCCAACGAGAACATGAATGACATTGTCATGTACCACAGAGGCTCCAGGTCCTTGAAGGATGCTGCTGTAGGGACAGTCATTGAGACGAGGAGTTCTGGGGTCAGTGTGACAGAGGCCATGCTCGGAGTGACTACCGAAGCTGACAAAGAAATTGAGCTGCAGCAGCAGACCATAGAAGCCTTAAAGGAAAAGATCTACCGCCTGGAAGTACAGCTTAAGGAAACCACCCATGACCGAGAGATGACTAAACTCAAGCAAGAGCTGCAGGCCGCTGGATCAAGGAAGAAAGTTGACAAAGCCATGATGGCCCAGCCTCTTGTTTTCAGCAAGATGGTAGAGGCAGTGGTACAGATGAGAGACCAAATGGTTGGCAGTCACGTGGATGTAGTTGACTCGTGTGTTGGGACCTCTGTGCAAACAAGCAGCCTAGGCGTCTCCTGCCAGCCCAGTTGGGAGAATAAAGTCGTGGGGCCGGAGCTGCCCATGAATCGGTGGATTGTTAAAGAAAGGGTGGAAATGCATGACCAGTGCACTGGAAGGTCTGTGGAGACGTGTGATAAGAGCGTGGGTGTGGAAATCAGTGTCTGTGAAACAGGCAGCAACACAGAAGAGTCTGTGAAAGACCTGACCCTCCTCAAGACCAACCTGAATCTCAAAGAAGTACGATCCATCGGTTGCGGAGATTGTTCCGTGGATGTGATTGTCTGCTCTGCAAAGGAGTGCATCTCCCGGAGCATGAGCACGGACGCTGTTGGCCAGGCGGAAGCTGCTGTCATGGCAGTGCCTCAGACCACAAGCCAGCACACCAGCACAGCTTTGGAGCAGGTGAACCAGTTCACCAACACCGAGACGGCCACCCTTATGGAATCCTGCACCAACACTTCCCTCAGCACTTCAGACAAGCAGACCAGCACTGAGACTGTGGAAGTGCGAACGGTGGCTATAGGAGAAGGCCGCGTCAAGGACATCAATTCTTCCACAAAGACACGGTCCGTTGCAGTTGGAACAGtgctttctggcacttctggATTTGACAGGCCTTCAGCTGTGAAGACCAAAGAGTCAGGTGTGGGGCAGATAAATATTAATGACAACTACCTGGTTGGTCTCAAAATGAGGACCATAGCTTGTGGGCCTCCCCAGTTGGCTGTGGGGCTGACGGCCAGCAGGAGGAGTGTAGGTGTTGGGGATGAGCCGGTAGGAGAGTTCCTGGAGAACCCCCAGCCACAGGCTCCGTCTGCAATGATGACTGGCTTGGATCACTACATTGAGCGCGTCCAGAAGCTGCTGGCGGAACAGCAGACACTGCTGGCGGAGAACTATAGTGAACTGGCAGAAGCTTTTGGAGAACCTCACTCACAGATTGGCTCTCTCAACTCGCAGCTCATCAGCACCCTATCTTCACTCAATTCTGTCATGAAGTCTGCAAGCACCGAAGAGCTGAGGAACCCTGACTTCCCCAAAATGAGTCTTGGTACTCTCTCAG CATCACACACTTCTACACCCTTCTCCTTGACAGGAAATAATTTGGAATATGCCTGTAAGTGTGGAGGCCTACAGTCAGGAGGACCATTAAATGCTCCTACTTCCCGACATGGACGAGAGGTGGGGTTCGCAGAAGGGGAGCCCATCGGCAGCCAGGACAGCTTCCCCTCTCAGGAAAGCACGCTGGCTGCGGTGAACCTGACAGATGACCAGATAGCCGCTGGCCTCTACG TATGTACAAACAATGAGAGTACACTGAAGTCCATCATGAAGAAGAAAGATGGCAACAGAGATTCAAATGGAACGAAAAAGAATCTTCAGTTTGTTGGCATTAACGGAGG GTATGAGTTAAGTGAAAAGATGTTGTCTGCATGCAACTTactgaaaaataacataaatgaccccaaagcTTTGACCAGCAAGGATATG AGGTTCTGTCTGAACACCCTCCAGCATGAGTGGTTCCGTGTGTCCAGCCAGAAGTCGGCCGTCCCGGCCATGGTCGGGGACTACATAGCCGCCTTCGCGGCCATCTCCCCGGACGTCCTGCGTCACATCATCAACATGGCCGACGGCAACGGCAACACGGCCCTTCACTACAGCGTGTCTCACTCCAACTTCGAGATCGTGAAGCTGCTCTTGGATGCTG ATGTGTGTAACGTGGATCACCAGAACAAGGCGGGGTACACCCCCATCATGCTGGCAGCCCTCGCCGCCGTGGAGGCAGAGAAGGACATGCAGGTCGTGGAAGAACTCTTCGGCTGCGGGGACGTGAACGCCAAAGCCAGCCAG GCAGGACAGACAGCCCTCATGCTGGCGGTCAGTCATGGGCGGATAGACATGGTGAAGGGCCTGCTGGCCTGTGGGGCTGATGTCAACATCCAGGACGACGAGGGCTCCACCGCCCTGATGTGTGCCAGCGAGCACGGGCACGTGGAGATCGTCAAGCTGCTGCTGGCCCAGCCGGGCTGCAATGGCCACCTGGAAGACAAC